A stretch of DNA from Montipora capricornis isolate CH-2021 chromosome 1, ASM3666992v2, whole genome shotgun sequence:
aaaacactaaccaaatgaagatgacgccaGCTTATAACTTCGTTGCTATACTCGAGAAAGCTCTTTCTTTAGAAAAACCTTTCATTGCTTCAGCGATCGAtactgtcttgggttccagtccttcccctaCAGGtgacgcaaaaacgtgacaaacgaaattttccaagagctttgcaaaatcacatcgattttactcgtttagttTATCGGTgtcccctattttttaaatcatgagacatttactttacttactatctacaaaatctcaccgtaagaagttgtcttttttaaaacaatttctttcctcgtgccatcgtaTTCCGGAATTGGTCGCAAGGGGTAGCGCTTACGGAAACATTCGTTGAGGATGAACTTAATCACTGTTTTCGACATCCGTAGCGGCATCCAATTATCTAAAATCCTACTCCTAGAAACCTATGCACAGAAACCtccactctaacagtttatttttatgatttttgatgGACGatcagatgaggctacatctcgttatgGTGACccatttatcgaaattaaggcatttttccactgccattttctccgaaaaaaggtcggtgacccccatttttttcatttgtggagtaagtactttgtgacctaactctaggcgagaaatgaagaaaatttcaccgtaGGAATATTTTGGCGCGAACTTCCTTTAGAAAGCAATTCTAGTTTTTACATGAGAATTTAGTGCAAATTTATCTTGGTTAAaggccagtgctctcaccactgctcaGCACTGCGCCAGCCCTACTCCCCAATAACGCATATTAGAAATCAACTATGCTAACAGAACTACCAACAATGCTTTTATCATTAGAAGAAAACTACCATTATTTTGGCAGTTGGTTGTATTGCTGTCGGTATAGTTTGCTGTTCTGACCGCGCACTGGTAGCTCAGTTGGTCGagcacgcgggaggtcgtgagttcgactccggccggaccaacactcaagttcttaaaataattgaggagaaagtgctgcttttgtaattacatccgcaaatggttagactttcaagtcttctcggataaggaccatGATAAACCGTAGCCTTCCCGTCTCATGAATATTTTCCATGTTTATAagttctctgtgggacgttaaagaacccacacacccGATGTTGTGGCTGTCGTCTTTGAGTAAGTTCTTTCCAGCAGAAGTGACCGGCCTCGCGTAATGTCTCtgaaaaggcttgtggtgtatgaggccacctaagcaaaaaacagccacaagtcaataggactttgccgagtgcttgaaaatgtagatgtagataaCCTGCATTTTAAAGTGTTTGACTGTCATGCTAGAGACATTTATGGTAAGAGTCATCCTCAAACTCTTAGATACTTCAAGTATGGATAACGTAGTGTAATACTTTCAAACTTTGTATGGAATAAGTGATCAGTATGAACTAAAAGGTTTACAAATCACTAAATATGACTTGCAATTACCTAATATGTACCAAATGACTTAAATACACCATGAGATCAACTTACATAAGTGTTttaaaaaacattgtttttctaTAGCTCTTTTTCTCAGTCGTTTCATCTTGTAGTTGCTGGAAGATATTTGCAGACAAGTAACAAACAGGAAATGCTATTTCTGTTGGCAGTCTGAGAAACAAAAAGTGATCAAATTAATAGTAGGAACAGAGAGggccctttgtttcgacagccaatgagagACTCTGGTTGGACATCAATGACAATAGATAACGTcaacgtcaacgatatctttgcTGTTAAGGGGACATTAGCGAGGGCCCTAATGTAAAAACACGAATGAACACACGAATCTAAAGATAATCAGGTtggaaaaactgatttttcaaaATAAGGTACCAGTTGTTCGCTTCTAGTCCGGCATGAACTCCAGGCCGCTtgaccttttttctttttgcctcCCTTAACGAAGTACTAACCTCCCATATATGCGTGGAAAATACCGATACTACTTTCAATATTTGCTTAAACTTTAGTCAAAACGTTATGATTGAGTGTAATACCGACTGACTAGCATCACAGCTATCAAAGGGTGAAATCCGGACAATGAGTCCCGATTTCCACCACATTATAcctttcctttgacaagaaatcaTGGAagacctttcctttttcttttttttttttttttttttttgtttcgctaCGAGGATAACAATGAAAAAAGCACTTCTTTGTCGTGAATTTTCTATAACGAAAAATTGCTCAGAACTGATCAGAAGTCTACGTTAATAGTGCACACTATGCAGAGCTTAGCCTAGTACTTAGTATATGGCTAGGAACGTTTTTATCACTTTTTCCTCCCTCcccgcttcagccatttgatgagggtcagtctcgtgcttctcaagttggcTCGATCATGCCCCAAAAGAAATCTGGCCTTGATTGTATCATTCCACGAGCAGTAATGAACTGGTTGCGTAGTGTCTCGCTATTCGATAAATTTAATCCATGCTCGCTTAAGGGGACATTAAGTATTTGTTATGTAAGAAATGGGCAGACAGGAAAACGTTTtcattttttagtgttttcataagaagctaaatatttgCTTTGTAACAAATGAGCAAATGCAAATCCATTTTTAAGCACCACGATATCGATACGCAAACAATGCTGTTGGGCAGAGCTTGAATTGGCTGTGATTGCTGACTCCGACTTGAACTGAGTAGCTAGAATGTAGTCTTCATTACAACATCACCAATAATAGCTGCACTGACAAGACAGGGCAGATTTTAAATCACTCTTAAGTTCTCTTCAAGTATTCACTCATCAaattcttaaatttacaattcgCAAACACGTCCTGCTTCCTTAGGTAACTAGCGATTTCGAAACCAAGAAATCCGGTGATGGCGCCAGTCAAACTTTGACTGGTTCAGTCCCTCAGCCTTTTCACAAAAATACCCTTACGATTAAGAGTATCCTAAGGATATCGTGGTTATTTGCACTTGTTGTTCATTCATTAGAAAGAAAGTCTTTGGCTTCTTATCACATTAATGAAATTTATAGCATAGCAAGAATTGTACGCAATCAATTCAGTAATCTTGAGTTATGCATCGTGATGAGCTGGGGGTACCAAATGTGACTTGACTTAAGCCTTTAAGTTCCCTGTGGAACATAGGGCCGCAACAACACTCCTCCAACGCACTCGATTCTGTGAGGTCCTCCTCAGCTGTGCCCATGTCGTACCAATGGCATTCACGTCTGCATCAGTGCTCCTGCGCCAGGTCTGTTTCGGTCTTCCTACTTTACGCTTTCCTTGAGGATTCCAGTCGAGGGCTTGCTTGGTGACGTTTGAGGGGGACTTCCTGAGTGTGTGGCCGATCTACcccacttcctttttttgatCTTCACTTCAATGGGGCTTTGACCAGTCTTGTCCCAGAGGTCGGCGTTGGAAATGACGTCTGGCCATCTGATGTTGACGATGTTTTTGAAGCATGTGTTGATAAAGGTCTGCAGCTTTTGGGTGTTTGATTTAGTAGTTCTCCATGTTTCGGAGCCATACAGTAAGACAGACTTGACGTTGGTGTTGAAGATTCTGATCTTGTTGTGGAAGGAGAGAGCCGAAGAATGCCAAATGGGGCGGAGGGTGTTGAATGCATGTCTGGCCTTGTTGATCCGGCTCTTGATGTCTTCGTCTGTTCCTCCATCTGTGTTGACGACACTGCCCAGGTAGACAAACTTCTCCACCTCGTTCAGGTCTTCGTCGTGGAGTGTGATGGGGTcttgtttcttgttgttttttcgCATCACCACCGTCTTCTTGATATTGATATTGAGGCCCGTCTTCTCAGCTTCTTCGGCGAGGCGGGACAGCTTCTCTTGTGCATCCTGGTGTCTGTGTGAGAGGAGGCTAATGTCGTCAGCGAAGTCCAGGTCCTCCAGCTGTTTGGTGAAAGTCCACTGGATGCCGGTCTTCTTATCTGATGTTGCCTGCTTCATAATCCAGTCGACTACCAGAAGTAAGATGGTCGGCGACAGTTTTGCAGCCTTGACGAACACCGGTCTGTACCTGGAATGTGTCCGTCAACTTCCCATCGTGTATGACTTGGCAGCTGGAGTTGTCGTACAGTTGCTGTATGATGGAAACGAACTTggttgagggggggggggggggaagccgTAGTGTTCCATTAGCCTCCAGATGACGTCGCGATCCACACTGTCGAATGCCATTTGGAAGTCGACGAAAACTGAATACAGTGGGATCTGCCATTCCAGCGACTGCTCAATGATGATTCGCATCGTGGCGATATGGTCTGTGCAGGATCTGTCTTGACGAAAACCTGCCTGCTCCTCTCGTAGAGTTTCGTCCAGGGCCTTCTTGATTCTCTCCAGGATGATTCTTGTCAGGACCTTGCATGGGATGGAGAGCAGCATGATACCCCGCCAGTTGTTGCATGATGACAGGTCCCCTTTCTTCGGCAGTTTCACCAGTTACCCTTTCTTCCATTCCACTGGGATCTGCTCGTTCTCCCAGATCTTCATCAGGAGTGGATGGATCATCTCCGTGGAGGTCTGGACGTCCGCCTTTAGTGCTTCTAGTGGAATGCCGTCTGAGCCTGCTGCCTTGCCTGACTTCAAGGACTTGATAGCTTTGCTGACCTCGGCCTTGGTTGGTGGATTCATGCTCACCGCTAGCTGGTTTGCTGCTGGTGGGATGTCAGGTGGGACTTGAGGTGAGGGTCTGTTGAGAATCTATTGGAAGGGTTCTGCCCATCTTGCTCTCTCTTTGGCTTCATCTGTGATGGTCTCGCCGTTCTTGTCTTTCACTGGTCTTGAGGGGGCCTTGCTTTTCCCTGACAGTGTTCTTGTGATTTCATACAGCCTCTTCATGTCTCTTTTGCCAGCTGCTGTTTCTGCTTCTTCTGTGAGGTCGTGTATGAATCTCCTCTCGTCCGCTCTGGTGCTTTTCTTGACCTGTCGGCTCAGCTCCCAGTACTGGGCCTGTAGATCTTGCTTCTGTTGCAGGTCTTGGGTCTGGTTGATGTCGTTCTTTAGCTGTTTCCTCTCTTTGATGAGTGTCCAGGTATTGGCTGACAGCCACTTTGTGTTGTCTAGTTTTCTTCCCCATTACCTCATTACATGTGACCTTCCAGGTGTCCCTAAGGCCACACCATGTCTCCTCTACTGATTCTTCTGGTTGGTGGGCGAGTGCGCTGAACCGGTTTCTCAGTTCACTTTGGTAGACCTCAGCTTTTGTTTTATCTTTCAGGCTGTGTATGTTGTATTTGTGGGATGGCCTGTCTGCTCGGTCTCTGTAGACTTTCAGCTTGACTTTCAGGTCTGCCACCACCAAGTGATGGTCCGAGGCTGCGTGTGCTCCTCGTTTGACTCTGACGTCCAGCAAGCTTCTCCTCCACTTTCTTCCGATGGTGACGTGATCGATTTGATTCACAGTCCTCCCATCTGATGATGTCCATGTCGTCTTATCGATCTGCTTGTGCTGGAACACGGTGCCTCCAATGACCAGGTCGTTGAAGGAGTGGAACTCAGTGAGTAGCTCTCCATTCTCGTTCTGGACGCCAACTCCATGTTTTCCCATGATGAGTTCTCTGTTGGTGTTGTCTGCCCTCACTTTAGCGTTGAGGTCACCCATTAGGATCTTCAGGTCTCTTCTTGGCAGCTTATCCATCACTGTCTGGAGCTGCTCATAGAATGCCTCCTTTTCCTCTGTCTCTGCTGCGTTGGTGGGTGCGTAGCACTGGATGACGGTGGCTTTCCTCCCCTTGGAGTTGAACCTTGCAGTCAAGAGCCTCGGTGATACTGGCTCCCAGGAGAGTAGTGCCTGTGCTGCCTCAGGTGTCAGAAGCAGGGCTACTCCATGAAGGTGTGGGTGTCCTTCCTCATGTCCAGAGTAGATGATAGTGTCACCACTCGTAGGTCGCGTTCGTCCAGTGCCGTTCCAGGGTGTGTCACACAGCCCTAGCATCTTGAGGTTGTAGCGATGCATTTCCCTGCTCACTTGTGCAGATTTCCCTGCCTCATATAGGGTTCGGATGTTCCAGGTCCCTATTCTGGTCTTGATTTTGGCTGTCAGAAGAGTTGTCTGCGCACTGGCTTCCCGAAGGCTTTCACCAGCCCGCATCATAGGCTCTACTGGAGAGGACTCTTCCGGAGCCAAGTTGTTTTCTGGATTTGTTGTTGCGGTTTCTGTAACAAGTCTGTTTTCTGGGACTGGGGTGTTAGCCCAGCGCCCAACCCCCAGACCTGGAGGGCCGGTTGGTTTGGTGTCTGAGTTTTCCTTCTCGTAGATGGATTGCCGATCAAGGCTAACGAGCTCCATCCACCCGTGGTTTAGAATCAGAGTTTTCCTTCTCCTAGATGGACTGCCTACCAAGGTTATCGAGCTCCATCTACCCGGGATTTGGAATCAGAGTTGTCCTTCTCCTAGGCTATGTCGGTACGCAGCACCCTATTCCGTATTATTCAGGTGCAAACCCCCAAAGGGAGGGCTCCCCTATCCGCCACCCGGGGGACGCGCCCCTACGCCGTATAGCCCCAGCGCGAGGGTACCAAATGTACTGACGGTGTAATtgataaaaattctttgaagcTTTTAACTGGGTGTATGTACATAGAGGATGTGATAGGTTTTGAGAACAGACGCTGAGCTAAACTTACATGTCTAAATATCTTAGTGCTGTCTAAATTTACTCTCATTTTCCATACTGATTCTAAGGTGGAATTGAGTTCAGCTTGGGCTCAAGAAAAGATAGTTATATTGAATTGTCCCTGCGCGGTTATGAAACGCTTAGATCAAACAACTGAAAGCCAATTATTTTGTAACACAGGGCTAGCGAAGCTTCATTTCCTTACTTAAATATACATTTGCAAAGGCCACCAGGAAGTATTTGTTCCAGAAACTCAAAACACAAGTCGTTtaaatgttaatttcaattttagttttaattttgtaGTCTTAGGATAATGTATAGATGTATATATGTCTTTAATAATATTTTGATTAATTTAGCTAATTAGATTAATTTAGATAATTAGTTTTTTCACAAACGAAGAGCCACTATGTGGAAGTGTTGTGAAATAAaccttttacttacttacttacttacttggtTTCGGTAAATACAAGGGTATGTCAGTAATTGTGTGTGCCATCGGTCCAAAAAAGTCTACGCTTCTCTTAACTAAAAGGACGTATCTAATAGTGAATTTGTTTTGACAAATTCAATTGCAGGAACACCACAAAACTGAATATCTTGGATCATTAGTTCATTTTAGGGCTAATACAAATTTCACTGAACTTTTCGCATGAACAAATATATTGAATTTACGGGTATAGTTGTCCAAGcaaaaaaaacttgcaaaaaaggcTGAACAAGAGGGTGAACACTAGTAAAAGCAGTaacattgtaaattattaaAGTCTTCCTTTTTTATCGAATCTTCAAAACAACCCTGTTATAGATAATACAGACATCAAAATCCGACGGAAATGCGGAAACGTTAACTGTTGAAGTATGTTGTTTGCCCAAATCTAAGGACACTGCAGGATTTAAACTCTATTTCTCGCCTGTTAGCCACAGTTCTCGAGAAAGTGGTTAAATGATGAAAGGCGCTGGCCTTCGAGAAAAATCCTGTAATATTTTGAAAGGGGTACTAACAATAAACAGTATGTCAGTCGCAAAATGTCAATGTCGAGATGTCGGCGATAATAGAACCGTGTAATTGTTAAGCAACATGAATACTTCAGGACAGGGGGTCATCTGCGAAGCTCACCGATGCCTGCAAAGATTGCCTAAAGCCGGTCCATATCGTAAACTTTTTTTATCTTTAGACGGCGAAACTAGCATTGTGTCACTAATTAATTAAACACAACACAGTATACAACAATCTTTTTTTGACAGAATGAGCCCGGATGAAGCCAGGGTTACTTAATCCAGTTTCGTTTATATGTCTGGTTATTTTTCGCTTGACCGATAAATTGAGTGTGCGAACGTTCATAATTATCATAATCACGAAAGAAAAGTTAAGTTCAGTATTTTTTTCGTTTGCACAACAATCGATGTGATGTTTTGTCCAAAACCTTGATACCATTTATCTAAAGCGCATCGCATGAAAAACCCTGCGTAAAATATTATCTGCAACTATCCCCTGTGAAAAATTTAGCTTGTTCCACAACCGTATCCCATTTTCACGGGTGCGTCGTCGAGTGCTAAAGAATATTCTCGATTAGCGTAGCTTCTTTTTTTCACACCCAAAGACAGTCACGTGTTACATCCCGTTGTTATATGGAAAATATAACAAATATGGCTAGACCAAAATGTTAAATATGGCTAGACCAATCGTCCCAAAACTTATTGTGTACTTGTGCATGCATTCAAAACCTTAATTAAAAACCTACGGAATATCGTAGCATGTTGCTACATATTAGAAGCACTTTGAGCTCTAAAGGTAGACACCCTGTTTTACTATGGTCTTAGTTGATTTCTGCCGCCCAGTTCCGTTTTTACGTAAGACGTGTTGCGTTTAGTGTATTGTAGGTCATGCGGACACTTCGTGGGCATACTTGTATCATTTCGTACTGACGGGTGGTGCCCATTGTAGTGGTTAAAGTTCGGTTATCTGGCGGCTACACGCAAAGACCTTTAGCTCATCCCTCAAAGTAAAAATTTTTCTTAAAAGAGACACTCCCGAAAGAATCTCTGGAATTTTAAGCCTTCCAATTACCTTGCAAAAATAAAagtacaattatttttatggGAAGTAGAAATTCTTAAACCATTACACAAGTTTGTTCTCGTTGTATCCAAAATGATATAAATATAAGCTCTTAGGCTTGAGATGGCCAAACTCTCCTTGGTCAAAGAATAGGTATTTGAATTGCAGCAAGGATCCAGACAATCGTGATGGAGTGCAAACTTAGTTTCACAGTAAGttaagaaaacaattttgccgTTAATTCGTTTTAGGCCCTATCAGTAGGTAAGACGAGGAAAAGTAACCAGATCAAAAGTAGCCTGAATGACTTGACAGCAGAAAGACAATAAAATTTACTTCTCTGATTTTCTATTAATCAATATTACAAGTGGATGCTTGAGCGTACTGAGTGGAAAACACCTAAAGAACATTGAACACTTAGGACTCAAGCAGAGGTGTAAGCCTGACACAGGAGCAAACAATTTGTTGTTTATGAGTGACTAACCAAGCGTTTCTACTGGCAAAAACGTTATAAGGCTTTTAGTTTGATTCAGTGTGCTTTTGCTTTCGGGGAAAGCCGTGTAGATTTTGCCGAATACGAGTCTCATCATATTCTCCTGTGCTTATTTAACCCCCAAAGTGTtctttaataatgataataaaaaatcTAAAGGTTGTTTACCTgagcacgagtgctctactaattggggagactacaaatcaactgaaatcagaacaaatcaaatcaaatgttggttttagaGTGGAGGggtaaaccggagtacccggggtgAAACCTTGCAGAGTAACAgagtagacaaccaacaatctcaactcacatatggcgtcgaatctgggaatcgatcccgagccacattggtggaaggtgaGTTCTCTAACCACTGCGCCATGAATCGCAAAAGTGAACTCGTTAAAACTCCTCAATACATTTTAAGTGAAGAAGAGACCACGTTATTCACTTAAGTTTGCGTATTAGTCTCTAAATATAATTATCTTTACCTAGATTACTAATGCTAAAATTTTTTTGTAACATTAATTCAGCTCTTCCTATCCTGAAATTACTGAAGTTTTAAACCGTGAAATATTGCTGGCTTGCTACGACTTATTATAACATAACAAAAGTAAAGAGCGCACGGATTGGTCGATTACCCGTTTACTATTTTCCTGTGGGTGAATGGTTATGAAAAGGTGCCTTTTCTCCTCAAACTATCATAATAAAAATCGACAAGTGCACCcctgaaaatgatgaaatttcTTCCCAGTTTTATGAAAACAAGACTCagaaaaatgatgaaatttcTTCCCAGTTTTATGAAAACAAGACTCAGAAATGTCGTTTTTTACCCCATTAGTGGTTTTTTCCTCGAGCTTCTAGCAAAGCGATTTGCGTTAGTCAGCAAGAGGCATTCGAAGAATGCAAAAGATGTCACAAACTGTAACAAGATGTTTTGGTTATGTTATAAAATAGATAGCAAGTGGTTCAGCGGAAAATTCATTCTAAATTTCTAGGGACTTGAATAGGAAGAAAAAGTGTGTAGAAAACTAAAATCAGTTTGGGCAACCAGCTGCACTATTTAAAAGGGTGTGGTACCTTCAGTAAAAACTGGATCCGCTAATGCCAGTCCAATCTCATCCCCAGAACCCccgtgtcttttggtcagcgccaagacacagagctctggaataatcaattttcagaactgagttgattggcttattgattTATCAAACTGCTTATGCAGAAACTACCGAGTGTAAAACAGCTTGTAATTTACGAATATGGCACAAAAATCTCCAACTAAACTTGTAAACTCGAAGATTTCGTGCTGCTGTTGTAAACGTTTGAGTTCTAATGATCGCCTTATTTCACTTTTCGGTGAAACTGCAATTCCTAAAATCTTGGAGTTTTGgaaattgattattccagagctccgTGACTTGGCGCTGACCAAGAGACAcgagggctctggggacgagattgatgTCAGTCCAGTTGGTCCTCCCAGTGGAGCATGCGTAATCAAGTATGATTTCCAAACCACCAGGCCACAGTCTACTTTCCGGGCCTCACTATCCGGATTTACTTAGACTGCAAGCACGCTTTTCTGAcgcagtcgtgttttgtcacgcaaacgaaCAAAAAgaccgagggaggcttgggaagatTAGAGAAAGAAGGGACTGCACCTTTTTCTATAACCGACACTATGAGAACTTCCTCTTGCACCAGCAACGGGAAATTCGGATTAGTCCGTTGGCAATGCATTGCGGTCATATTTTTGGACGAGTGAATTACTTCTTGTCAGATTGTGCTTCGATTTCCCAGGGAAAAGATAAGCACGATATGGCGGTAGATATGGCGGTATATGGCGGTAGATTTCGATCATTTATCCCTTCAAATAGGAAACATTGAACCCAAACAAGAGCAGTGACGTGCAGTGGAAGCCCTTCTATTGGGCAAGTATGCTATGGCTGTTCTACCATTGGTTTCGGCAAAACTATTACTTATAAGAGCTTTGCCCTCCTTAAAAGGGATACGGGTGACCGAAATCAAACGCCATCGATCTTGGTAATCGTTCCTCGTCGCAGCTTCACCGAAGACCAGTTTCGGTCGAACAATTATGTATGGGTAGTTGCCTTTGAGAAGAAGGGAATTTGTTAAAGGAAATGCGTTTGAACAAGTATCGAGTCATCATTTCTGCAGAATGAGCTGTGTCTTCTGACTTCAGATTTATGATTGACGAGTCGTCCGTTCTAAACAAGAATTTGTCCTTGATAGTTGTCGACGAACGTCACACCGTCGAAACTTGCCAAAACACTCCAAAATTCAATTTAACACTTGTTTTGCAAATCCGGCAAAAATCTGAGGCCTCTCTCTGCTTAGCAATTCTACCTCTcttttaccgggcttctttCGAGCGTTGTTtattaaattcaaaataaatggaGTAGTTTTTCCGCAGTTTCTATTCCGAATAGTTGATTAAATTCGACATGCACATAAATATTCCCAAGCCGTTACTGTAGTTATTTGAGTGTTTATTTACACTAGCAATAAAAAAGGCGGAACCATTTGTCATTTCCTTTCACTAATTAGATTAGCAGACTTGTTGATTCTACAGACAAAGGATGCAGTCTCttctttctctcctcttcccctttttgtttgtttgcgtagCAAAACACAACTGCCTCAGAAAGCGGCCCGCTCGAATAATTTACGCAGGGACCAATCGAAGTCTAGGCTTACCGTGGCACCAAAAGTTTCTTTCTGCAGCACGTTTCATATCACTGATTACGATCTCCACTGAGTCGTAAGAACATTGAAGGATCTTAAGAAATTTAATATACATATATCATTATAGGATTAAAAAGCATAATACTAGGTGGAGAGCTGAACATAATGGAAAAAATTTCTATCGTTGTGCTTTAGATTGCAGTTATAGTCCTGTTGGGCGGCGC
This window harbors:
- the LOC138016276 gene encoding uncharacterized protein, whose product is MNPPTKAEVSKAIKSLKSGKAAGSDGIPLEALKADVQTSTEMIHPLLMKIWENEQIPVEWKKGYRPVFVKAAKLSPTILLLVVDWIMKQATSDKKTGIQWTFTKQLEDLDFADDISLLSHRHQDAQEKLSRLAEEAEKTGLNINIKKTVVMRKNNKKQDPITLHDEDLNEVEKFVYLGSVVNTDGGTDEDIKSRINKARHAFNTLRPIWHSSALSFHNKIRIFNTNVKSVLLYGSETWRTTKSNTQKLQTFINTCFKNIVNIRWPDVISNADLWDKTGQSPIEVKIKKRKWGRSATHSGSPPQTSPSKPSTGILKESVK
- the LOC138016286 gene encoding craniofacial development protein 2-like, which encodes MDKLPRRDLKILMGDLNAKVRADNTNRELIMGKHGVGVQNENGELLTEFHSFNDLVIGGTVFQHKQIDKTTWTSSDGRTVNQIDHVTIGRKWRRSLLDVRVKRGAHAASDHHLVVADLKVKLKVYRDRADRPSHKYNIHSLKDKTKAEVYQSELRNRFSALAHQPEESVEETWCGLRDTWKVTCNEVMGKKTRQHKVAVSQYLDTHQREETAKERHQPDPRPATEARSTGPVLGAEPTGQEKHQSGREEIHTRPHRRSRNSSWQKRHEEAV